Within Deltaproteobacteria bacterium, the genomic segment TTACGAGACTGCTAACCGATCCACGACCGAACTACGGAAAGGGCGAGGTTACTAATCTTAAAAAACTAAAAGCGCGCGTTAGGGTTGGCGACGTGTTACTGGTTTCTGGCAATGCGCGAATTTCCCAGGTTGTAAAAGTCCTGACTCAATCTCCCTGGTCTCACGTAGTCCTATATGTCGGAGACCGCAGAGATTTGCTTTCAGCAAAAGAAAAAGAGGAATGGATAAGTGCTTACGGCGAGCTGTCGCTCAAACACTTAGTAGTCGATGCGGATCCAGTTCGCGGGGTTCATCTTAAACCTATCGACGAGAGTGTTGGGTTAATGGTTAGACATTGTCGCCCACAAGCTTTGCACTATGAAGACATTCAGCGCGTCATCGATCTTGCTCTTGCTCAGCTAGGCAAGCGATACGACTTGAAGCACATAATTAGATTGCTGTTTTTTTTCGCCTTCCCCTGGGAGCTGCTCCCCACAGGGTTTCGCCGCATGGTAACGGATTTTACTCTTTCGGAGGACGATCGCATTTGCTCCCGCGTGCTTTCCGAAGCTTTTTACAGAGTCGGCTACCCGATTAGACCATTTAATGTCATTAGAACTCCACCGTCCACGCATGAGCGCGCAAAAGGCGTGGCTTCAGGCATTCGCCACCGCGGCAAGTCTGCCGCAGCGCTGCTTGCGGGTGGACGAGTAAACGCGGCTTTTAAACGAATTACAGATAAGAGATACGTCGAAGTTCACCTAAAAGGCACTCGGCACATAGTCCCCGCCGACTACGACCTCTCTCGTTTCTTCGCCATAATAAAAGACGAAGAAGACCTTTCTATCGACTATCGCAACGCCCGCACCCTATGCCCCGTCGAAAAGCCTTAAGTTCGGCATCTTGAGCCCAGTAGGTGCATTAGTGTCTCCACCTGTCCCACGTCGCGTGAGTTTCCAGGATCTGTAAACTGAATGTGTCGCACGCGAAGCATTAGAGAGCCATTATGCAGCTTCTCTTTCTTTGTTAATCTTCGGTGCAAACTGAAGCCTAAGATTAAGCGCATCTAGAACCTGAGTAAGACTATCTAGTCTCGGATTTCCTTTCTCAGAGAGAAGTGTATACAAGTTCTCACGATTTAGGTGGGTATTCTTAGCGAGGAGTCCGATGCCACCATTAGCTTCAACTACCTCCTTTAACCCAAGCAAAAACTCTTCTCTCCCTAAGTTAAAACACTCGCTTAAATAGCCAGATGCAAACTCTGGATCTTTCAACTCACTATATAAATCTTCTTTATAATTTCTAGTCATCATCGCTTTTCTTGCCTCTTTCCGTAATCTTTCCAATACTGCTGGGCTAGTTCGATATCATGCCCCTGCGAGCTTTTATCCCCTCCACAAAGAAGAATTACTATCCTACTCCCATCGCGCCCAAAGTACTCTCGGCAAGCCCTTGCTCCAATGCCTCCATTTACAGTATTGTAGGTTATAAACTACGCCCTGCCAATTTAAAACTCCCGTTCTGTTTCAAAACGCCCAAGAAATCACGCCCGCCCTCGTATTCTGTGGCCAGCAAACTAAGGCACAACCCTTAGTCCAGTCGGTGCCGTCGGCGCTGTGGTATCCACACCGCCAACTGGTAGTTTCCAAATACCACCTCCGCCGGTTCCCATCCAAACAGAGCTGTCAACTGGGTTTACATTGAGATAATAGACCGAAAAATATGTCCCCAGATTTCCGTTGATGTTTGCAAAGGTGTTGCCACCATCAGTCGATTTATAGATTCCTGTGGAAAAACCATATTCGCGTCTAATTCCGACATAGATGTTATTTGCATTCTTCGGATCGACTGCGACCAGCCCCCAACCGCCGCTGAAATCAGTAATACCTGCTGCGCTATTCTTAAGCGATCTTTGATTGCCGTTGATTATATTTAAACCGAAGCCGCTTGAAGGAATATACAACACGTCTCTATTCCCTGGCTTTGCCGCAAACTTGCCAATTTTAGTACTTGAGGTGCCAATGGGAACATCCGCGTATTGAACCGAGGGATTGGCGTAGGTATTTCTGGTCCAGGTCTTGCCCCGATCGTCCGATCGTTCAATCCGGGCGACGGTGCCGCCTACTGGATATAAAGTGTAAACGGTGTCCCCGTTATCGGGATAAACGGCTCTTACGGGTTTACTTAAGGTTACGTAAGCATTGCTAGACTGAAGATTGTCGAATCTGAAATTCTCCGCATACACAATATTTGCGTTCTGAGGATGGAATCTTATGTTGTGATAAGTATAACTTTTTGCCGTTTCGGTTAACGGTGTCCATGTGGGTACTGCTTGGTCAATATTGCGGCTGATGATTATTTGCCTATTGTCCCAGCCGCCGTTTGTCGTCACCATAACATTGCCTCTTCTTCCTCCGGAGGTAGCATTGATGCCATCGGCGTTTAGAAGATTTCCGCTGCTACTATAGACGGTAGCGTGTCTGTCAGGGATATTCACACTTCTAAACGTAACCCCGCCGTCATCTGTAACGAATGTGCCATTATCCATGGAATGCACAGAGAACCTTTTTGAATTGGCCGGATCAAAATCAATTGAATTCATATCGGTGTAATCAATACCCCAACCCACATTAATTTGGTTTCTTCCGGTATTAGAGTATCTCCAGTTCACTCCTCCATCGGTTGACTTCACGATAACCTGACCCGATGACGTCAATACCACGTTCGCTAGTGTCGGGTGAGGAGCGAAAGGCTTAGACCAGTATTCCCCGTTAACTTCCATTCCTGATTGACGCAAAGAACCAATTACCCAACCGTCAGCGTTTTTCTCATCATACGACGTCGTTCTATACCAATTGCTTCCCCCGTCGGAACTGTAATAATAAATTTGGTGCGTCCATAAGGCAGCATATAATCGTCCGTTTACGGGACTTACGGATAAGGATCTAAATTTGTTCGCTCCAATCGGCAAGTTATTTGGAGATGTTCCGTTTGAGGGAGTAAAGCTTGCTCCGCTATTGGTGGATTTATAAATGCCTGAAGTTCCGACAGCGACATAAACCGTATCGTTTGTGTAATTAGTATCACGGTTGCCGAGGATTTCTACTCGGTAGTAAGTAGCTGCGGGCAATCCAGTTCCTGTTTGGGCAATAGTCGTTCCCGAATTCGTTAGTTTGTACAGTTTTGAATCAGTAGCAGAGGCAATGTATACGATATCGGCATTGTCGGGATGAACCCGAATCATGCTTATACTGTCATTGTTCAGTTCGGCAAGGCTTACCTGTGTCCAGGTATCGCCATAATTCGTGGATTTCCATAACCCATTTTCCTGTGTGCCCGCATAAAGCGTGGCGGGCGATGTCCATTCGACCCAACCCCCTTTTTCATACACATCTATTTTTACCTTAAGAACTTTCGCCCAGTTTTTGCCTCCGTCTGAAGTTTTGTAAAAACCACTGCTGGTGCCAGAAAACCATTTCGTCGGCCCGCAAGCGGCAACAACCAAATCGGGATTGGTTGGGTTGATGGCAATGCTCCTACAGCCGCCCGCCGCGTCGATCTCACCTCCGACATATTTCCATGACACACCTGAATCACTGGACTTATATATGGGAAAAACATCTGTTCCGGCGTACATGATCGCAGGGTTGCTCTTGGAGATTTCCAAGGAGTAGATCTGTTGCATTCCCTCTCCGCCGGATAAGCCGGCCGTCCGCTGGGCCTTTGTTACTATCGGAACTGGCTGCCACACAGGGGTGCCCTGCGCTAGCGCATTAGGCACAAGTAGCGCCAAGGACAGCGCAACCAAGCACGAGGTCATTAACGTGTGGAATATTTTGGAAGATATTTCTTTTCTCATGCACTTTAGTCTCCTAATAAGCAAAAGCTCGTCGCCACGCCATCAACCAGCGACTTAACCACTAGAACCACCCGCGAGACGTGCGCCTTCGTCTTGTATAGGCAGCTTTTGTGGCAAGACCTCTACCCATTATTAAGCGGGAAGCCGCCAAAATCTAAGAAAACTTGTGCTGTCCCCGATCACTTTTTAAAAGTGATCTCACAAGTAGTGTAGTCAATTACTGCTCCCAGTGCCTTGAGCAAGTTGCTTCCGATGATAGCATCAAAACCAAAATCGTCTTTAAGATTACAAAACTCAATTTCAAAATCCTTTACAGAAAACTCTCCAAGAGAAACAACTGATAAAGTCTGAGCAAACCCCTCTTGTATTCCACCGACACCAACCATTCTTATGGGACGAGCATTACGTGAAAGAAAGTCAATGCTAACGTCATCAACTTCAATAACTGTTCCAGCAGAACCGGTATCAATAACTCCAGTAAAGGTTATCTCTCGGTCGTAAAAGATAGTTATTGGAAGGTAAAGCAAGTCATCTCTAAGCTCAAACCTCATCTGCTCTACTGCCTGCCAATACGCATTGATTGTCGCTGCTCCATGATAAAGGAGTTTTTGTATTGCGGTGGGACGAAATAAACATTTGGAAGTTTTTTTGAAAGATCTTTATATGCGTCATACATCTCTTTCGCAGTTTTATAAACATGAACATATTTTGCGCCGAGAACCTCATACTCGCCGGTATCCAATTCACGTCCTTCGCAATCAACGAGCACAAGATAATCATCATCATTGGGGTACTGTTCTTTTATCGCTTTAAATGACTTAGTTTCCATGTTTTTAAGTATAACCGATGAATAACCTATTGACAACTTCATCCTATTTCCCATTCTGATTGATAATATTCA encodes:
- a CDS encoding transcriptional regulator: MMTRNYKEDLYSELKDPEFASGYLSECFNLGREEFLLGLKEVVEANGGIGLLAKNTHLNRENLYTLLSEKGNPRLDSLTQVLDALNLRLQFAPKINKEREAA